A single genomic interval of Streptomyces sp. BA2 harbors:
- a CDS encoding cobalamin biosynthesis protein — translation MRADRDFAYGAAAGLLGDLFLGDPRRGHPVAAFGRAAGAVERVLWRDHRGWGALHAVVCAGGAAGAAVLASSLVRDSRAASVALTAATTWAVVGGTSLGREARAIGGALTAGDIEVARERLPHLCGRDPQALDADGIARAVVESVAENTSDAVVGALVWGAVGGIPGLVGFRAVNTLDAMVGHKSVKYRRYGWASARLDDVLGWPGARLTAVLAAVAGDSPRGAVLAWRADAAKHPSPNAGPVEAAFAGALGVRLGGTLSYAGRVEHRPVLNGDGRGVEVSDIERAVKLSRRVGLLALGVAAAVSALRKGRAS, via the coding sequence ATGCGTGCCGATCGCGACTTCGCGTACGGCGCCGCCGCCGGCCTCCTCGGTGATCTGTTCCTCGGCGATCCTCGCCGCGGGCATCCGGTCGCCGCGTTCGGTCGGGCCGCGGGCGCCGTCGAGCGTGTGCTGTGGCGTGACCACCGCGGGTGGGGCGCCCTGCATGCCGTGGTGTGCGCCGGAGGCGCGGCCGGTGCCGCCGTCCTGGCCTCTTCTCTTGTACGTGACTCGCGCGCCGCATCCGTCGCGCTGACCGCCGCCACCACCTGGGCCGTGGTCGGCGGCACCTCGCTGGGGCGTGAGGCGCGGGCCATCGGCGGGGCGCTCACCGCCGGGGACATCGAGGTGGCCCGGGAGCGGCTGCCGCATCTGTGCGGCCGGGATCCGCAGGCCCTCGACGCCGACGGCATCGCGCGGGCCGTGGTCGAGTCCGTCGCCGAGAACACGTCCGACGCCGTGGTCGGGGCCCTGGTGTGGGGGGCCGTCGGCGGGATCCCCGGGCTCGTGGGCTTCCGTGCCGTCAACACGCTCGACGCCATGGTCGGGCACAAGTCCGTGAAGTACCGGCGCTACGGGTGGGCTTCCGCGCGGCTCGACGACGTACTGGGGTGGCCGGGCGCCCGGCTCACCGCCGTACTCGCGGCCGTTGCCGGGGACTCGCCGCGCGGTGCGGTGCTGGCCTGGCGTGCGGACGCCGCCAAGCATCCGAGCCCCAACGCCGGCCCCGTCGAGGCCGCCTTCGCCGGGGCGTTGGGCGTACGGCTCGGGGGGACTCTCTCGTACGCGGGGCGTGTCGAGCACCGGCCCGTCCTGAACGGGGACGGGCGGGGCGTCGAAGTCTCCGACATCGAACGGGCCGTGAAGCTGTCGCGACGGGTGGGTCTCCTCGCCCTGGGCGTTGCGGCGGCCGTGAGCGCTCTACGGAAAGGCAGGGCCTCATGA